In a genomic window of Deltaproteobacteria bacterium:
- a CDS encoding SagB/ThcOx family dehydrogenase yields the protein MLAYHERSKHAPGRYAASLGYLDWATQPDPWRRFAGAPRSALPLGEPDPELSLDALGGPHVARPLDASTLSTLLGLSLGLTAWKAHGGSRWALRANPSSGNLHPTEGYLLLPSVDGLSSTPAIFHYLSREHALEERAVLSEELWRELAAGLPEASFFVALTSIHWREAWKYGERAYRYCQLDAGHALAAVAYAAGCVGWHTRLAPHVDDDGLARLLGVDRAKDFPVAPEREVPELLLAISPEPPESAWCAAPWPDARTREAVEHALWRGRAETLSPDHEPWDVIDEVSRATHKGEAASATAAALASTGHAGLVAPPPSALPDTGAPVSAAHLIRSRRSAQAYDGEATLSAASFFALLDRLLPRADRPPHEAWPYPPAHDLVFFVHRVDELAPGLYLLARTPDGAARLRQALRPDFEWSRPDEAPAHLPFYRLAPGVVTEFARFASCTQEIASDGVFAMSYLARFRPSLEGHGAWFYRALYWEAGALGQVCYLEAEARGLRATGIGCFFDDVVHRLLGLEGEDHQVLYHLAVGRALEDRRLTTLPPYPAPPG from the coding sequence GTGCTCGCGTACCACGAACGAAGCAAGCACGCCCCCGGCCGCTACGCCGCCTCGCTCGGCTACCTCGACTGGGCCACGCAACCGGACCCCTGGCGGCGCTTCGCCGGCGCCCCCCGCTCGGCGCTGCCCCTCGGTGAACCGGACCCGGAGCTCAGCCTCGACGCGCTCGGCGGCCCACACGTCGCGCGGCCGCTCGACGCGTCCACGCTCTCGACGCTCCTCGGCCTGTCGCTCGGACTCACCGCCTGGAAGGCCCACGGCGGCTCGCGCTGGGCCCTCCGAGCCAATCCGTCGAGCGGAAACCTCCACCCGACCGAGGGCTACCTGCTGCTGCCCAGCGTCGACGGTCTCTCCTCGACGCCCGCGATCTTCCATTACCTGAGCCGCGAGCACGCGCTGGAGGAGCGCGCGGTGCTCTCCGAGGAGCTCTGGCGGGAGCTCGCGGCGGGGCTTCCCGAGGCGAGCTTCTTCGTCGCGCTCACCTCGATTCACTGGCGCGAGGCCTGGAAGTACGGCGAGCGAGCCTATCGCTACTGCCAGCTCGACGCCGGGCACGCGCTGGCCGCCGTGGCCTACGCCGCCGGGTGCGTGGGATGGCACACGCGGCTCGCCCCGCACGTGGACGACGACGGCCTGGCGCGCCTGCTGGGCGTGGATCGCGCGAAGGACTTCCCGGTGGCGCCCGAGCGCGAAGTCCCGGAGCTGCTCCTCGCGATCTCTCCCGAGCCCCCCGAAAGCGCGTGGTGCGCGGCCCCCTGGCCCGACGCACGGACGCGCGAGGCGGTGGAGCACGCGCTGTGGCGAGGCCGCGCGGAGACCTTGAGCCCGGACCACGAGCCCTGGGACGTCATCGACGAGGTGAGCCGCGCGACGCACAAGGGGGAGGCGGCCTCGGCGACTGCGGCAGCGCTAGCGTCCACGGGCCACGCGGGTCTCGTCGCGCCGCCTCCCAGCGCGCTCCCCGACACCGGGGCCCCCGTCAGCGCGGCCCACCTGATCCGCTCGCGCCGCAGCGCGCAGGCCTACGACGGCGAGGCCACCCTGTCGGCCGCGAGCTTCTTCGCGCTCCTCGACCGGCTGCTCCCACGCGCCGACCGGCCTCCGCACGAGGCGTGGCCGTACCCGCCCGCGCACGACCTGGTCTTCTTCGTGCATCGCGTGGACGAGCTCGCGCCGGGCCTCTACCTGCTCGCGCGCACCCCCGACGGTGCGGCGCGGCTACGGCAGGCGCTGCGCCCGGACTTCGAATGGAGCCGCCCCGACGAGGCACCCGCCCATCTTCCTTTCTATCGGCTCGCCCCCGGCGTGGTGACCGAGTTCGCGCGCTTCGCGAGCTGCACGCAGGAGATCGCCTCCGACGGGGTCTTCGCGATGAGCTACCTGGCGCGGTTTCGCCCGAGCCTCGAGGGGCACGGGGCCTGGTTCTACCGGGCTCTCTACTGGGAGGCCGGCGCGCTCGGGCAGGTCTGCTACCTCGAGGCCGAGGCGCGCGGCCTTCGCGCTACCGGGATCGGCTGCTTCTTCGACGACGTGGTGCACCGACTGCTCGGGCTCGAGGGCGAGGACCACCAGGTGCTCTACCACCTGGCCGTGGGTCGCGCGCTCGAGGACCGACGCCTCACCACGCTCCCGCCGTATCCCGCCCCGCCGGGGTGA
- a CDS encoding thioredoxin family protein, whose product MTTLAPGAHPHFNDRGAIQWYTSLSDALVAAKTARKKVFIEFGREACTDCRALVEGAIPQEAVKARLNESFIAVAADCDEPDPALLELWRHHMPWARSLPFVFYVDENGAFLHGTTGSRSASELLGDLEEVAHRR is encoded by the coding sequence ATGACGACGCTTGCCCCGGGGGCTCACCCGCACTTCAACGACCGCGGCGCCATCCAGTGGTACACCTCTCTCTCGGACGCCCTCGTCGCGGCGAAGACCGCGAGGAAGAAGGTCTTCATCGAGTTCGGTCGCGAGGCCTGCACTGACTGTCGCGCTCTCGTCGAGGGCGCCATTCCCCAAGAGGCGGTGAAGGCGCGCCTCAACGAATCCTTCATCGCCGTGGCCGCGGACTGTGACGAACCCGACCCCGCTCTGCTGGAGCTCTGGCGACACCACATGCCCTGGGCACGTTCACTTCCCTTCGTCTTCTACGTCGACGAAAACGGTGCGTTCCTGCACGGGACCACCGGAAGCCGCTCGGCCAGCGAGCTTCTCGGTGACCTCGAGGAGGTCGCGCATCGCCGCTGA
- a CDS encoding aldo/keto reductase has translation MKISNVSEARVPGAQVVEGRSAACAEVAGVRVPRLIYGTAWKEGETARLTRLALDAGFRGIDTANQRRHYHEAAVGEALAAAVAERGIAREEVFVQTKFTNRASQDSRLPYDPAAALSAQVEQSCESSLGHLGVGRVDAYLLHGPSRRQGLTADDWETWQAMESLHHAGKARLLGISNVSEEQLRELWTQASVKPRVVQNRCYASRGWDRAVRTFCAEQGLLYQGFSLLTANAEVLHSPRVRAIAVHRGATAAQVVLRFALQLGLIALTGTSSAAHMAEDLAVFDFELDSVEVQEIENLAG, from the coding sequence ATGAAGATATCCAACGTCTCAGAAGCCCGGGTGCCCGGGGCGCAGGTGGTCGAGGGGAGGAGCGCAGCCTGCGCGGAGGTAGCCGGCGTTCGCGTGCCGCGGCTCATCTACGGCACAGCCTGGAAGGAAGGGGAGACGGCCCGGCTGACGCGCCTGGCGCTCGACGCGGGGTTTCGCGGAATCGACACCGCCAACCAGCGCCGACACTATCACGAGGCGGCGGTAGGGGAGGCGCTCGCGGCGGCGGTCGCGGAGAGAGGGATCGCGCGCGAGGAGGTCTTTGTTCAGACGAAGTTCACCAATCGCGCCAGCCAGGACAGTCGGCTCCCGTATGACCCCGCAGCCGCGCTGAGCGCGCAGGTCGAACAATCCTGCGAGAGCTCGCTCGGCCACCTCGGCGTGGGGCGGGTGGACGCCTATCTCTTGCACGGTCCGTCGAGGCGCCAGGGGTTGACGGCTGACGACTGGGAGACCTGGCAGGCGATGGAGTCCTTGCACCACGCGGGGAAGGCTCGTCTCCTCGGCATCTCGAACGTGTCCGAGGAGCAGCTCCGGGAGCTCTGGACGCAGGCCTCGGTCAAGCCGAGAGTGGTGCAGAACCGGTGCTACGCCTCGCGGGGCTGGGATCGCGCCGTCCGTACCTTCTGTGCCGAACAGGGCCTGCTCTATCAGGGCTTCTCGCTCCTGACCGCCAACGCGGAGGTGCTTCACTCGCCGCGGGTCCGGGCGATCGCCGTTCATCGCGGCGCCACGGCGGCTCAGGTGGTCCTCCGGTTCGCGCTCCAGCTGGGCCTGATCGCCCTTACCGGCACGAGCTCCGCCGCGCACATGGCGGAGGACCTGGCCGTCTTCGACTTCGAGCTCGATTCGGTAGAGGTCCAGGAGATAGAGAACCTGGCGGGTTAA